A region of Bacillota bacterium DNA encodes the following proteins:
- a CDS encoding DEAD/DEAH box helicase — translation MVVATGTGSGKTEAFLLPILFHLYREFMAGSLCPGVRALILYPMNALSNDQRDRLGAIAKRLHDYGSPFQFTFGQYIGETPDNIRDTRRNGPGYDRARLPGELVFRDEMRSTPPHIFLTNYSMLEYLLIRPGDSPLFDDGHSRWWTFLVLDEAHQYRGTRGMEMAMLIRRLKQRLRQGGRESPIQCVATSATLLGGEADRLGVARFASALFDAPFSEEDVIVGERESVPDDGHYTLSSDDYQVVRAAVESPEDSVFAQLRALAERCGLKLPVGIPAVQAAGHILLSDKRATRLRRLLSEGPAHVRIIADQVFPELPASKRPTSLSQLVQLLAAVPDPSTCNTGTPLPLLSPRYHLYLRSLEGAFIRYLPQREVTLNRHQQDEAACFELALCRECGQHYLVGKLAGGSRTGQFTEAIRDPGHSDFGVDFLLPLEDQTDLVEDDDGTDKAGEQVADQGGTYYLCLRCRAYWREGFPPACEHGSNEGSLLRVIRQRAREGQDSLPQCGACGYRGPDPVKEVIHGADGPNAVIATTLFQQLPSDRRKVLAFADGRQEAAFFAWYLGRTYEDIFFRNVILRASQRLMPYSPEGLSLRDLAEELAAIIHEEGLAGPMATPVELRRMAWRAVLREFLTNERRISLEGTGSGRWEIRWPPWFRIPEVLLAEPWLLSEDEARHLLFLLLDTLREARAVHLPWDTGVSISWEEVNPYPAKRARLGDRRGEAFVESWDSPSCKRTKLLAKILELRGFPTEQAQRWAVQTLREVWDAFAEFERAIPDRRQALFLPVQNARQLNPGWWRFKVLGPGEQLYVCSWCGKLHFASVGGICARPACRGRLYKTSVDELPHNHYRDMYRTDLPGLLRVEEHTAQLGREKAREFQQAFKDGHIGVLSSSTTFELGVDLGDLDTVFLRNIPPEAFNYAQRVGRAGRRPGHCGFAVSYCRRSPHDLYHFARPERMLKGLTSPPVLRLSNQKILLRHVTAVVLGRFFRANPGRFGLVRDFFVDLAAPQAVADVKQFARQHRHELESLLRSVVPSDMWSAIGLKNGEWIELVAGTLGEGQDSRLVDAEKEVASDYRRVRKIEEESSRGRQHERAKWARNRAQDLENEDILSFLSRKAVIPKYGFPVDVVELDTQRKADEIELQRDRAIAISEYAPTAQVVANKKVWESCGIKIVPDRPPRVRYYRKCTVHNRFDSWDETQDAPPGAPCCDQMSSRRKYVIPWFGFVTKPDEPKEPQRRPEKLFTSRPFFIGLAGPDRGHVDVPAGQPLIRLTKACPGKMAVICEGHRGQGFYICLRCGAGFRKREKSHRTPQGTQCSGVLESVALGHEFITDIVRLDFLHRPSFPVLDPMWFAYSLAYALAGAASDTLEVPSTDLNATVGYPEGEGLPPIILYDNAPGGAALVARLEEEDTLRACLEAARARVDGACGCGEDDSCYGCLRNYSNQFAHTRLRRGPVHRFLTELIDLWPATTPRAISTPPL, via the coding sequence GTGGTAGTCGCTACCGGCACAGGAAGCGGCAAGACAGAAGCATTCCTATTACCCATCCTCTTCCACCTCTATCGGGAATTCATGGCAGGCTCGCTTTGCCCCGGCGTCCGGGCCTTAATCCTTTATCCCATGAACGCACTCAGCAACGACCAGCGCGATCGGTTGGGGGCAATCGCCAAGCGTTTGCACGACTACGGTTCACCCTTTCAGTTCACCTTCGGGCAGTACATAGGCGAGACCCCAGACAACATACGAGACACCAGGCGCAACGGCCCGGGATACGACCGGGCGCGCCTGCCAGGCGAGCTGGTGTTTCGAGACGAGATGAGGAGCACCCCTCCCCACATTTTCCTGACCAACTACTCCATGCTCGAGTATCTCCTGATCCGCCCGGGCGACAGTCCGCTGTTTGATGACGGCCACTCCCGCTGGTGGACCTTCCTGGTCCTGGACGAAGCACATCAGTACCGCGGGACCCGCGGAATGGAGATGGCTATGCTTATACGCCGCCTGAAGCAACGCCTCCGACAAGGCGGGCGCGAGTCACCCATCCAATGCGTTGCCACCAGTGCAACCCTACTGGGCGGCGAGGCGGATCGTCTAGGAGTAGCGCGCTTCGCGTCGGCCCTGTTCGACGCACCTTTCTCGGAAGAAGACGTCATCGTCGGGGAAAGGGAAAGCGTTCCAGACGATGGTCACTACACGCTATCAAGCGACGATTACCAAGTGGTCCGTGCGGCGGTAGAAAGCCCAGAAGACTCGGTTTTCGCGCAGCTTCGGGCTCTTGCCGAGCGCTGCGGCCTGAAACTACCCGTGGGTATCCCAGCTGTGCAGGCGGCCGGACACATCTTACTTTCCGATAAGCGCGCTACACGACTGCGGAGGCTGTTGTCCGAAGGACCAGCACACGTGCGGATCATCGCAGACCAGGTGTTCCCGGAGCTTCCTGCATCTAAGCGGCCTACAAGCCTGAGCCAGCTGGTTCAGCTCCTGGCGGCGGTTCCCGATCCGTCAACGTGCAACACCGGTACACCGCTACCCCTCCTCTCCCCCCGCTACCATTTGTACTTGCGGTCCCTGGAAGGAGCATTCATCCGTTACCTGCCGCAAAGGGAAGTTACACTAAACAGGCACCAACAGGACGAGGCTGCATGCTTCGAACTCGCACTATGCCGGGAGTGCGGCCAGCACTATCTGGTCGGCAAATTGGCTGGCGGATCCCGTACCGGGCAGTTCACCGAGGCCATTCGGGACCCCGGGCACTCTGATTTTGGTGTGGATTTCCTCCTCCCACTAGAGGACCAGACCGACCTCGTTGAGGACGATGATGGCACGGACAAGGCAGGAGAACAGGTAGCGGACCAGGGTGGCACGTATTACCTTTGTCTGCGCTGTCGGGCGTATTGGAGGGAAGGGTTCCCTCCGGCCTGTGAACACGGATCCAATGAGGGTTCATTATTGCGCGTCATTCGGCAACGTGCGCGAGAAGGGCAAGACAGCCTCCCCCAATGCGGCGCTTGCGGTTACCGGGGCCCGGACCCGGTTAAGGAGGTCATCCATGGGGCGGACGGTCCCAATGCGGTGATAGCCACGACCCTGTTTCAGCAATTGCCGAGCGATCGCAGGAAGGTTCTAGCTTTCGCCGATGGTCGCCAGGAGGCAGCATTCTTCGCCTGGTACCTGGGACGAACGTACGAGGACATCTTCTTCCGCAACGTTATCCTGCGCGCGAGCCAGCGACTAATGCCCTATTCGCCGGAGGGGCTATCGCTGCGGGACCTCGCCGAAGAGCTGGCGGCGATCATCCACGAGGAAGGCCTGGCCGGTCCCATGGCCACACCTGTCGAACTCAGGAGGATGGCGTGGCGCGCCGTCTTACGGGAGTTCCTCACCAATGAAAGGAGGATTTCGCTGGAGGGAACCGGTTCGGGTCGCTGGGAGATACGGTGGCCTCCCTGGTTCCGTATTCCCGAGGTCCTCCTGGCGGAGCCATGGCTGCTGAGCGAAGACGAAGCTAGGCACCTGCTCTTCCTGCTCCTGGACACCCTGAGGGAGGCTAGGGCAGTACACTTGCCGTGGGACACCGGGGTAAGCATCAGCTGGGAGGAGGTCAACCCTTACCCTGCCAAGCGAGCCCGTCTCGGCGACCGCAGGGGGGAAGCCTTTGTGGAATCGTGGGATAGCCCCAGCTGCAAGAGAACGAAGCTGCTCGCCAAGATCCTCGAACTGCGGGGCTTCCCAACGGAACAGGCACAACGATGGGCAGTTCAGACGTTGCGCGAGGTTTGGGACGCATTTGCTGAGTTCGAACGGGCGATACCGGACCGCCGCCAGGCACTTTTCCTACCCGTGCAGAACGCTCGTCAGTTGAACCCAGGGTGGTGGCGTTTCAAGGTGCTTGGCCCGGGTGAGCAGCTTTACGTCTGTAGCTGGTGCGGCAAGCTCCATTTTGCCTCCGTGGGTGGAATATGTGCCAGGCCAGCTTGCCGGGGAAGACTATACAAAACCAGCGTCGACGAACTCCCTCACAACCACTATCGGGACATGTACCGCACTGATCTGCCCGGGCTGTTGCGGGTAGAAGAACACACCGCCCAACTCGGCAGAGAAAAGGCCCGTGAGTTCCAGCAGGCTTTCAAGGACGGACACATCGGGGTCCTGAGTTCTTCGACCACTTTTGAACTTGGGGTAGACCTGGGGGACCTCGACACCGTGTTTCTGCGCAACATTCCTCCCGAGGCCTTCAACTATGCACAGCGGGTTGGGCGGGCGGGGCGCCGACCAGGCCACTGCGGGTTCGCGGTCAGTTACTGCCGCCGGTCGCCCCATGACCTCTATCATTTCGCTCGCCCGGAACGAATGCTAAAGGGCCTTACCAGCCCTCCGGTGTTACGCCTGAGCAATCAGAAGATCTTGCTGCGTCACGTCACGGCCGTTGTGCTGGGCCGCTTCTTCCGTGCCAACCCGGGCCGCTTCGGACTGGTCAGAGACTTCTTCGTTGACCTCGCAGCCCCCCAGGCGGTAGCCGATGTGAAACAGTTTGCCCGGCAGCACAGACACGAGCTCGAGTCGCTCTTGCGTTCCGTGGTTCCGAGCGACATGTGGTCAGCTATCGGTCTTAAAAACGGTGAGTGGATAGAGCTAGTAGCCGGGACGCTCGGGGAGGGGCAAGACAGCCGCTTAGTGGACGCAGAAAAGGAAGTCGCAAGTGACTACCGGCGTGTGCGCAAAATCGAGGAGGAGTCCAGCCGGGGACGCCAGCACGAACGGGCAAAGTGGGCCAGAAACCGGGCCCAGGACCTGGAGAACGAAGATATCCTGTCTTTCTTGTCACGCAAGGCTGTCATCCCTAAGTACGGCTTCCCCGTAGATGTGGTCGAACTCGATACCCAACGCAAGGCCGACGAGATCGAGTTGCAGAGGGACCGCGCCATCGCCATTTCAGAGTACGCTCCAACCGCCCAAGTAGTGGCGAACAAGAAAGTGTGGGAATCCTGCGGCATCAAGATCGTACCGGACCGCCCGCCGCGTGTACGTTACTACCGCAAATGCACCGTGCACAATCGGTTCGACTCGTGGGACGAGACACAAGATGCACCACCGGGGGCGCCATGCTGCGACCAAATGTCCTCGCGCAGGAAGTACGTGATCCCCTGGTTCGGGTTTGTAACAAAGCCAGATGAACCAAAGGAACCCCAAAGGCGACCGGAGAAGCTTTTCACCAGCCGCCCGTTCTTCATCGGCCTCGCCGGACCGGATCGGGGCCACGTGGACGTTCCAGCAGGCCAACCCCTAATTCGTCTCACAAAGGCGTGCCCTGGTAAGATGGCGGTCATATGTGAAGGACACCGTGGGCAGGGATTTTACATTTGCCTCCGATGCGGTGCAGGCTTCCGCAAACGCGAGAAATCCCATAGGACTCCTCAAGGGACTCAGTGCTCAGGCGTGCTGGAGTCAGTCGCGCTGGGCCACGAATTCATCACCGACATCGTGCGGCTGGACTTCCTGCACCGTCCTTCCTTCCCAGTATTGGACCCAATGTGGTTTGCCTACTCCCTGGCGTACGCACTCGCCGGCGCCGCAAGCGACACCCTTGAGGTACCATCCACGGACCTTAATGCTACGGTCGGATACCCGGAAGGTGAGGGATTGCCTCCCATCATCTTGTATGATAATGCACCTGGAGGAGCAGCACTGGTGGCGCGGTTGGAAGAAGAAGATACCCTGCGTGCGTGCCTGGAAGCGGCCCGGGCCCGCGTGGACGGCGCATGCGGTTGCGGAGAGGACGACAGCTGCTACGGTTGCCTGCGCAACTACTCGAATCAGTTTGCCCACACCCGTCTCCGCCGCGGCCCCGTTCACCGATTCCTCACCGAACTGATCGATCTCTGGCCTGCCACAACTCCGCGGGCAATCTCCACGCCGCCACTCTGA
- a CDS encoding lipid II flippase MurJ has protein sequence MPRLAQGIRFMGFVLLPMAASLIMLRTPLVKLAFERGAFDSKATEATAYAMAFYGIGVLGLSLGDLASKAFYSLHDTITPTVVGAVSVAINVALNLALVRQLGHGGLALANSCAVTFGAVALLWYLRSKVGPARGKAVIHYTTGIGIASAIMVGPLAATKGLSRLAFLEVGGLLQAGRLALAFALGALVYGGASLLLKVPEAYAVLGAARRLTSRRWAGRQDHTGCRAG, from the coding sequence GTGCCACGGCTTGCCCAGGGAATAAGGTTCATGGGCTTCGTTTTGCTTCCCATGGCGGCAAGCCTCATAATGCTCAGGACGCCTCTTGTGAAGCTCGCGTTCGAGCGGGGAGCGTTTGATTCTAAAGCGACCGAGGCCACGGCATACGCTATGGCGTTCTACGGGATCGGAGTCCTCGGGTTGTCGCTTGGAGACCTCGCGTCGAAGGCTTTCTATTCCCTCCACGATACCATCACGCCCACGGTCGTGGGCGCAGTCAGCGTGGCCATCAATGTGGCGCTAAATTTGGCCCTGGTGCGGCAGCTGGGACACGGAGGACTTGCGCTGGCCAACTCCTGCGCGGTGACCTTCGGGGCGGTAGCGCTCTTGTGGTATCTTAGGTCAAAAGTCGGACCCGCCCGAGGCAAGGCCGTCATCCATTACACTACAGGCATAGGCATTGCCAGCGCCATCATGGTAGGTCCCCTTGCCGCCACAAAGGGACTTAGTCGCCTCGCCTTTCTGGAGGTAGGGGGCCTTTTGCAGGCCGGGCGGCTTGCCTTGGCGTTCGCCCTGGGGGCGCTCGTCTATGGCGGGGCTTCGCTCCTCCTCAAGGTGCCCGAAGCATATGCCGTGCTTGGCGCCGCGAGGAGACTGACCTCGCGCCGATGGGCGGGACGCCAAGACCATACAGGGTGCAGGGCGGGCTGA